The sequence below is a genomic window from Brettanomyces bruxellensis chromosome 9, complete sequence.
GGTCTAGGAAAAGGTGGCGCTAAACGTCACAGAAAGATTCTAAGAGATAACATTCAAGGTATCACCAAGCCTGCAATCAGAAGATTGGCAAGAAGAGGTGGTGTGAAGAGAATCTCTGCTTTGATTTACGAGGAGGTTAGAGCTGTTCTTAAATCCTTCCTTGAAAACGTCATCAGGGATGCCGTTACTTACACCGAGCACGCCAAGAGAAAGACTGTTACCTCTTTGGATGTTGTTTACGCTTTGAAGAGACAGGGAAGAACCCTTTACGGTTTCGGTGGTTAGGCTCTGTGTGCttttgtaaattttttgtttattacGGTATAGTTTAATGTTATTTGGGggcgaaaaaaatatatattctaGTGTAGCGCGGGGcggagagaaaaaattagGAAGGTtgaaacagaaaagaacGGAAATCCTTAAGTAATTATGTATCACATTTATGTGCGTAATACATTAATATTAGCATAAAAAGACCAGGCCGCATAAAATGCTTGcttattcattttcacAGACTTTCACACTTAGAAACACTTCTTTGGCAAATGTAAGCCCTTTTATTGGCCAATTTGGTATTCAATAGAAAACCCAAATATAG
It includes:
- the HHF1_2 gene encoding Histone H4, coding for MSGRGKGGKGLGKGGAKRHRKILRDNIQGITKPAIRRLARRGGVKRISALIYEEVRAVLKSFLENVIRDAVTYTEHAKRKTVTSLDVVYALKRQGRTLYGFGG